In Candidatus Kerfeldbacteria bacterium, a single genomic region encodes these proteins:
- a CDS encoding class I SAM-dependent methyltransferase — protein sequence MSKQLNDQYINSFYDQEAVQYDQHRFRDNFGRMIHQKQADALMELLASAGGRQLKILEAGCGTGRFLETLHQAGFTNLTGLDQSSEMLSIAQAKASVAPVQGDVYAMPFADNTFDVVYSVHVIMHLEDPRKAVAEMLRVSKKYVILEMTNYHSLSAFGPLVRKATKFSTHRHDQGTINPKIFTASKFQKLVAPATIVRRIPSYHIPSTGGLPRLYKQAYGIIERVYRTFFGHHFASQYFVLIQKNES from the coding sequence ATGAGCAAGCAACTGAATGACCAATATATAAATTCATTCTACGACCAGGAGGCTGTTCAATATGACCAGCACCGGTTTCGTGACAATTTTGGCAGAATGATCCATCAGAAGCAAGCGGATGCGTTGATGGAACTACTTGCCTCAGCTGGCGGCAGGCAATTGAAGATTCTTGAAGCTGGTTGTGGCACTGGTCGTTTTTTGGAAACGTTACACCAGGCAGGTTTCACCAATTTAACGGGACTTGATCAATCATCTGAAATGCTCAGTATTGCTCAGGCGAAAGCGAGTGTAGCCCCGGTTCAGGGAGATGTGTATGCCATGCCATTTGCTGACAATACGTTTGACGTGGTTTATTCGGTACACGTGATTATGCATTTAGAAGATCCCCGAAAAGCGGTTGCTGAAATGCTGCGAGTTTCAAAAAAATATGTCATTCTCGAGATGACCAATTACCACAGTCTGTCCGCGTTTGGACCACTTGTTCGAAAAGCAACAAAATTTTCGACCCATCGGCATGACCAGGGCACGATTAATCCAAAAATTTTTACCGCCAGTAAGTTTCAGAAATTAGTTGCTCCGGCGACGATCGTGCGCCGCATTCCCAGTTACCACATTCCCTCAACCGGGGGGTTGCCCCGTCTGTACAAGCAGGCCTATGGCATTATAGAACGGGTATACCGTACATTTTTTGGGCACCATTTCGCTTCCCAATATTTTGTACTGATCCAAAAGAATGAGAGCTAA